Proteins encoded together in one Undibacterium sp. CCC3.4 window:
- a CDS encoding ogr/Delta-like zinc finger family protein: protein MRVISLPCPHCEQPVRAIKSRTMSPMFKEITYRCNNPDCGHVFIAGLEVLRTISLSATPNCLMKIPISQHVRSSAIKQLSLNLSG from the coding sequence ATGAGAGTCATCAGCCTACCTTGTCCGCACTGCGAACAACCCGTGCGCGCGATAAAAAGCCGCACCATGTCGCCGATGTTTAAAGAAATCACCTACCGCTGCAATAACCCGGACTGCGGCCACGTGTTCATCGCCGGCCTCGAAGTATTGCGCACCATCTCACTCTCAGCGACGCCGAACTGCCTGATGAAAATCCCGATCTCTCAGCACGTGCGCAGCAGCGCGATCAAGCAATTGTCGCTCAATCTGTCCGGATGA
- a CDS encoding toprim domain-containing protein, which produces MDTSLHQEVSTRLAEFNFKPEQSGMLRGGVCPACQKKELYTNADHPWVLRCGRLNNCGEVYHIKDLYPDLFDKWSERYPSTPENKNPHAAADAYLQIGRGFDLAKLRGLYTQEYYYDSKLNIGSATVRFSLGSGYWERLIDQPQRFIKKANFKFGMHYHGSWWKPDQIDLQDVKEIWLVEGIFDVIALMHVGIHAVALMSCNNYPEQALSQLQAACGNQHCTLVWALDGDPAGRNFTKKHVDQARAAGWNCAAAQIPQRGKRAIDWNDAYQRDALTPDHIKTYRYHGALLIAPTREEKALLMYLHSGERTEFHFDFGNRLHWFRLDLEHYNRLRLEQDHSDDYQTLSEYDLRKTALEQSSMVKEIANCNPKALYFQENLITGESWYYFRVAFPHDGKPVKNTFTAAQIASAAEFKKRLLGMGAGAMYSGSSIQLDRIMADQLYNIQRVETIDYIGYSMEHACYVLGNVAMKGGVLHEINGEDFFDIGKLSIKSLNKSVTLSIKRDRDAYRSDWVNLLWAAFGAKGLAALTFWFGTLFAEQIRATQSSYPFLEVVGEAGAGKSTLIEFLWKLFGRNGYEGFDPSKSSLAARARNFSQVSCLPVVLIESDRERMGEEKSHIKSFDWDELKTAYNGRSTRARGMATGGNETYEPPFRGAIVISQNNPVNASEAILSRIVHLYFDRSTQTAASGEAADELKYLSCEAVSGFILAATKREKAVMAEITAKTRDYLKELRASPHVKMPRIAETHAQMLAIADALSLVIKLTDEQKTALKAQIVTMAGERQQVINNDHVLVQEFWEAFDYLDGGDLSILNHSRDASLIAVNLNHFLQVATERRQQVPPLRDLKKVLKTSSRRKFVDVKVVNSSLRGTQSQLATQSGSMKCWVFQREK; this is translated from the coding sequence ATGGACACCTCCCTACACCAAGAAGTCAGCACACGCCTGGCCGAATTCAATTTCAAGCCGGAACAAAGCGGCATGCTGCGCGGGGGAGTGTGCCCGGCGTGCCAAAAGAAAGAGCTCTACACCAATGCCGACCACCCTTGGGTATTACGCTGCGGCCGCCTCAACAATTGCGGCGAGGTGTACCACATCAAAGACCTGTATCCAGACCTGTTTGACAAATGGTCTGAACGCTATCCATCCACACCGGAAAACAAGAATCCGCATGCCGCCGCCGACGCCTACCTGCAAATCGGCCGCGGCTTTGATCTGGCCAAACTACGCGGCCTGTACACGCAAGAATACTATTACGACAGCAAGCTCAACATCGGCAGTGCCACCGTGCGCTTTTCCCTCGGCAGCGGCTACTGGGAAAGACTGATCGACCAACCCCAGCGCTTCATTAAAAAGGCGAATTTCAAGTTCGGCATGCACTACCACGGCAGCTGGTGGAAACCGGACCAGATCGACCTACAAGACGTCAAAGAAATCTGGTTAGTCGAAGGCATCTTCGACGTCATCGCCTTGATGCACGTCGGAATCCATGCCGTAGCACTGATGTCCTGCAACAACTACCCGGAACAAGCGCTGTCGCAGTTGCAAGCAGCATGTGGCAACCAGCATTGCACCCTGGTATGGGCCTTAGATGGCGACCCGGCCGGCCGCAACTTCACCAAAAAACACGTAGACCAAGCACGCGCCGCCGGCTGGAACTGCGCCGCCGCGCAAATCCCACAACGCGGCAAACGCGCCATCGACTGGAACGACGCCTACCAGCGCGACGCCTTAACACCCGACCATATCAAGACATACCGCTATCATGGCGCACTACTGATCGCCCCAACCCGCGAAGAAAAAGCCTTGCTGATGTACCTGCACAGCGGCGAGCGCACCGAATTCCACTTTGATTTTGGTAACCGCTTGCACTGGTTTCGGCTCGACCTCGAGCACTACAACCGCCTGCGGCTGGAGCAAGACCATTCCGATGACTACCAAACCCTGTCCGAATACGACCTGCGCAAAACCGCGCTGGAACAATCGAGCATGGTCAAGGAAATCGCCAACTGCAATCCCAAGGCGCTGTATTTTCAAGAAAACCTGATCACCGGCGAAAGCTGGTACTACTTCCGCGTCGCCTTTCCCCACGATGGCAAACCGGTTAAAAACACCTTCACCGCCGCCCAAATCGCCAGCGCCGCCGAATTCAAAAAACGCCTGCTCGGCATGGGGGCCGGCGCGATGTACAGCGGCAGCAGCATCCAGCTTGACCGCATTATGGCCGACCAGTTGTACAACATCCAGCGCGTCGAGACGATTGATTACATCGGCTACAGCATGGAGCATGCGTGCTATGTGCTCGGCAATGTGGCGATGAAAGGTGGCGTTCTGCATGAGATCAACGGCGAGGATTTTTTTGATATCGGCAAACTCTCGATCAAGTCACTCAACAAATCGGTCACCCTCAGCATCAAGCGCGACCGCGACGCCTACCGCAGCGACTGGGTCAATCTGCTATGGGCCGCATTTGGTGCCAAAGGCCTGGCCGCTCTGACATTCTGGTTCGGCACCCTGTTCGCAGAACAAATCCGCGCCACACAATCCTCGTATCCCTTCCTGGAAGTGGTAGGCGAAGCCGGTGCCGGTAAATCAACGCTGATTGAATTTCTGTGGAAACTGTTCGGTCGCAATGGCTACGAAGGCTTTGATCCAAGCAAATCGAGTCTGGCGGCACGTGCACGTAATTTCAGCCAGGTATCGTGCCTGCCGGTAGTGCTGATCGAGTCCGACCGCGAACGCATGGGCGAAGAAAAAAGCCACATCAAATCCTTCGACTGGGACGAACTGAAAACCGCCTACAACGGCCGCAGCACGCGCGCACGCGGCATGGCCACCGGTGGCAATGAAACCTACGAGCCGCCATTTCGCGGTGCCATCGTCATCAGCCAGAATAACCCGGTCAATGCCTCCGAAGCGATCCTGTCGCGGATTGTGCATCTGTACTTCGACCGCTCGACGCAGACAGCGGCATCGGGCGAAGCCGCCGACGAGCTCAAGTATCTATCCTGCGAAGCGGTGTCGGGCTTCATTCTGGCAGCGACCAAGCGTGAAAAAGCCGTCATGGCGGAAATAACGGCGAAGACCCGCGACTACCTCAAAGAATTACGCGCCAGCCCCCACGTAAAAATGCCGCGCATCGCCGAAACCCACGCGCAAATGCTGGCCATCGCCGACGCCTTGAGCCTGGTGATCAAGCTCACAGACGAACAAAAGACCGCACTCAAGGCGCAAATCGTCACCATGGCCGGAGAGCGTCAACAAGTCATCAACAACGACCACGTCCTGGTGCAGGAATTCTGGGAAGCATTTGACTACCTCGATGGCGGCGACCTGTCGATACTCAACCACAGCCGCGACGCCAGCCTGATCGCCGTCAACCTCAACCACTTCCTGCAAGTCGCCACCGAGCGCCGCCAGCAAGTACCGCCGCTGCGCGACCTGAAAAAAGTCTTAAAAACCAGCAGCCGCCGCAAGTTTGTTGATGTCAAGGTGGTCAATAGCAGCCTGCGCGGTACCCAATCCCAACTCGCCACCCAATCCGGCTCGATGAAGTGCTGGGTGTTTCAGCGTGAGAAATAA
- a CDS encoding site-specific integrase, translated as MASITKTTRGWRVQLSIKGVRESITCATKAQALAWAAERETALRNQVVSGIVAGKTFEQACRRYEQEVSIHKRGHRWEALRLAALCDFQVDGVRLGSVPLTQMHAELIGRWRDLRLKGTPTVPPVSGATINRILNLWSHVLSTAATEWKWLAVSPTAAVRRPQAAAHRDRRPTQDEIDRINVYCGFYDEPITSKMQAVAFCYLFAIETAMRQGELCGLYPSHINGAVAHLPMTKNGSKRDVPLSKRALELISFLPAQPANEPPSPIFMLSAASLSTLFRKVCAACCIEDLTFHDSRHEAITRLAKKLTVLDLARMVGHKDLRMLQIYYNETAAEMATRLD; from the coding sequence ATGGCTTCCATTACCAAAACAACACGCGGGTGGCGGGTGCAGCTCAGTATCAAGGGAGTACGCGAATCGATCACTTGTGCGACCAAAGCCCAGGCACTCGCTTGGGCCGCCGAACGCGAAACGGCACTGCGCAACCAGGTCGTCAGCGGCATTGTTGCTGGCAAAACGTTTGAGCAAGCTTGTCGCCGTTACGAGCAAGAAGTTTCCATCCATAAGCGTGGTCACCGCTGGGAAGCCCTGCGGCTGGCTGCGCTGTGTGATTTTCAAGTCGACGGAGTGCGGCTCGGCAGCGTGCCGCTGACGCAGATGCATGCTGAGTTGATCGGTCGCTGGCGCGATCTGCGTCTCAAAGGCACGCCCACTGTGCCGCCGGTCAGCGGCGCCACCATCAATCGTATTCTTAATCTATGGTCGCATGTCCTCAGCACTGCGGCAACAGAATGGAAATGGCTCGCCGTCAGTCCGACCGCGGCAGTGCGGCGTCCACAAGCTGCAGCGCATCGCGATCGCCGACCGACTCAGGATGAGATCGATCGCATCAATGTCTACTGCGGTTTTTACGACGAGCCGATCACCAGCAAGATGCAAGCGGTTGCGTTCTGTTACTTGTTTGCGATTGAGACGGCAATGCGTCAAGGCGAGTTGTGCGGGCTATACCCGTCGCACATCAACGGTGCTGTCGCGCATTTGCCGATGACGAAGAATGGCAGCAAGCGCGACGTGCCGTTATCGAAGCGCGCCTTGGAGTTAATCAGCTTTCTGCCGGCGCAGCCGGCGAATGAGCCGCCGTCACCGATTTTCATGCTGTCGGCGGCCAGTCTCAGTACGTTGTTCCGTAAAGTCTGTGCGGCTTGCTGTATCGAGGACTTGACGTTTCACGATTCGCGTCATGAAGCCATCACTCGGTTGGCCAAAAAATTGACGGTGCTCGATCTGGCGCGCATGGTCGGCCATAAAGATTTGCGCATGCTGCAAATTTATTACAACGAGACGGCCGCTGAGATGGCGACACGATTGGATTGA
- a CDS encoding PGDYG domain-containing protein, with translation MHDEREDALPTAETKEHWPVSRWRFERTYTAVAPTESGKPGVYVKLPILITATQIENPLSVAISNLRGEINGQIGDCLIAEPEGNQWVVAKEIFEKTYREML, from the coding sequence GTGCATGATGAGCGTGAGGATGCTCTTCCGACTGCTGAGACAAAGGAGCATTGGCCAGTTTCAAGATGGCGTTTTGAGCGAACTTATACCGCTGTTGCACCCACTGAATCCGGTAAGCCAGGTGTTTATGTCAAGCTCCCTATTTTAATTACTGCAACTCAAATCGAAAATCCCCTTTCTGTCGCGATATCGAATCTTCGTGGTGAAATCAACGGCCAGATAGGGGATTGCTTGATTGCTGAGCCAGAGGGAAATCAGTGGGTGGTGGCTAAAGAAATTTTTGAAAAGACATATCGGGAGATGTTATGA
- a CDS encoding toll/interleukin-1 receptor domain-containing protein encodes MTGISTPVLCCPLCHGEKLAFILARKRWRCENIDCCEVFDGPPPGNLSRQQNIFLSYAHTVDGNDDHSAHLVRRIKEKLEQAGHKTWIDEQQLQPGFDWRHGITQGILASDRVLSFLSPRSVRDPGVCLDEIGIAMAHKHGAIATILTDDRTVSSIPASVSHIQYLDLADWKLHVNAPDEEPWLESKVQKILDILTKNAGFAGELEHLARALGASTTVSKIGRLIESGIVGRAWVFDAIETWRLQQINQRVFQLIGLPGTGKSAIAAHLVHYAKLRVVAYHFCEADQPETRFPHIFVRNLAFMLAARLPAFRVLLKEQLARLTKPLHELSADYLMEQLLINPLRSHIDGGQTDDRLLIVIDGLDEADISLSKLLNKTLQDLPSWLGVVMTGRTSIKPYFEQFQTYELSIDDKNNQTDLRQFMLKWAEDEPAMTSDIQEYLLHCASGQILYLVMARRAVKDGNMTINNLKMLPPGLGGCYQIWFERAFSERPTEGGVWNTLVYPLLGLLCASSMPLPIHVARKIGNWHGQDATIVRHALSGLLLWDSSLQFSHKSISDWLIETEGLFCVNVEESTQRLVDWLSEQIPDSYQRYELSDEKLDVCGLMVSMAQTQLHKKQFSNSKRLYEGVLNICAGFLSVSKSDALSTMQLVYQSGRGLLEIIQETDMGSDDLIFSINSGSSEVTLMEMTYEAFGAYIIPMMMGERPVASVSPEKLSDLTNLAIQIEDLGLSPVSERLHETVFSLREEHLGSSHIDTLLSWFIYASNCKNSQGDMSVDVQFKRKIEGLCDSLGMLSTDQLVSSVGVSLEKLFLFSKAKSVYEMFLEIERGRVGALGSLSPHCRSFLARMFYREKKFAEAKIMYEQVLLIYQKNDGIEHAESLTAMSALADIEEAIGDFISARSSYERILTIRKKVQGWELDNPANYFTVQALSRTLRALGEKKLADELDEKASTW; translated from the coding sequence ATGACAGGTATCAGCACACCAGTACTCTGCTGCCCACTTTGCCATGGAGAAAAGCTGGCTTTTATTTTAGCTCGAAAGCGGTGGCGGTGCGAAAACATTGATTGCTGCGAAGTCTTTGACGGGCCACCACCTGGTAATCTTTCTCGACAACAGAATATTTTTCTTTCATATGCGCACACCGTTGATGGTAACGATGACCATAGCGCGCATTTGGTGAGACGCATTAAAGAAAAGTTAGAGCAGGCGGGCCACAAAACCTGGATTGATGAACAGCAGCTACAACCTGGCTTTGACTGGCGACATGGCATCACACAGGGAATACTCGCTTCAGATCGGGTTTTGTCCTTCCTCAGCCCTCGGTCTGTTCGTGATCCAGGCGTATGTTTGGACGAAATTGGCATCGCAATGGCACATAAACATGGCGCTATAGCCACTATTTTGACAGACGATCGCACTGTATCCAGCATTCCTGCCAGCGTCAGCCATATCCAATATCTGGATCTGGCTGATTGGAAACTACATGTTAATGCTCCTGATGAAGAGCCCTGGCTTGAAAGCAAAGTTCAGAAAATTTTGGATATTCTTACCAAGAACGCTGGCTTTGCCGGGGAACTTGAACATTTGGCCAGAGCACTAGGTGCTTCAACTACCGTATCCAAAATTGGCAGGCTTATCGAAAGTGGTATTGTCGGGCGAGCCTGGGTGTTCGATGCCATTGAGACGTGGCGTTTACAGCAAATCAATCAACGGGTATTTCAATTGATTGGCCTGCCAGGTACAGGAAAAAGTGCGATTGCTGCCCACTTAGTACATTACGCCAAACTGCGGGTAGTGGCGTATCACTTTTGCGAGGCTGACCAGCCCGAGACACGCTTTCCACACATTTTTGTTCGGAATCTGGCTTTCATGCTCGCTGCCAGATTGCCTGCCTTCCGCGTTTTGCTCAAAGAACAGCTGGCACGGTTGACAAAACCACTCCATGAATTGTCAGCAGATTATTTAATGGAGCAACTGCTTATTAATCCATTGCGCAGCCACATCGATGGTGGCCAGACGGATGACCGGCTGCTGATCGTCATTGATGGGCTGGATGAAGCTGATATTAGTCTGAGCAAGTTGCTAAACAAAACGCTCCAAGATCTGCCGTCCTGGCTGGGCGTTGTTATGACAGGCCGTACTAGTATCAAGCCATATTTTGAGCAATTTCAGACTTACGAATTGAGCATTGACGACAAAAATAATCAGACTGACCTGCGACAATTTATGCTTAAGTGGGCTGAAGATGAGCCAGCAATGACATCCGATATTCAGGAATACTTGCTGCACTGTGCGTCAGGTCAAATTTTGTACCTCGTCATGGCGCGTCGGGCTGTTAAAGACGGGAACATGACTATTAATAATTTAAAAATGCTCCCACCAGGTTTAGGAGGATGCTATCAAATTTGGTTTGAGCGAGCCTTTAGTGAGCGACCAACGGAGGGGGGCGTATGGAACACGCTTGTTTATCCCTTGCTAGGCTTGCTATGTGCTAGTTCGATGCCATTACCGATTCATGTTGCCCGAAAAATTGGGAACTGGCACGGACAGGATGCTACGATCGTTCGTCATGCGCTAAGTGGCTTACTTTTATGGGACAGCAGCCTCCAGTTTAGTCATAAAAGTATTAGTGATTGGTTAATCGAGACAGAAGGACTCTTTTGTGTCAACGTTGAAGAGAGCACGCAGCGTTTAGTCGATTGGCTGTCTGAGCAAATACCTGATAGTTATCAGCGATATGAATTGAGCGATGAGAAGTTGGACGTCTGCGGGTTAATGGTCTCTATGGCCCAAACACAGCTTCATAAAAAGCAGTTTTCCAATTCAAAGAGGCTTTATGAAGGTGTGCTGAACATATGTGCGGGCTTTCTGTCAGTATCGAAGAGTGATGCTCTGAGCACAATGCAACTAGTCTATCAATCAGGGAGAGGCCTGTTAGAAATAATACAGGAAACCGATATGGGTTCGGATGATCTGATATTTTCTATAAACAGCGGATCGAGCGAGGTCACGTTAATGGAAATGACATACGAAGCATTTGGAGCCTATATCATTCCAATGATGATGGGGGAGCGACCAGTTGCCTCAGTTAGTCCCGAAAAACTTTCAGATTTGACTAATTTAGCAATTCAAATTGAGGATTTGGGCTTGTCGCCGGTGTCCGAGCGATTGCATGAGACCGTCTTCAGCTTACGTGAAGAGCATCTTGGTTCCAGTCACATTGATACATTGCTCTCTTGGTTTATATACGCTTCCAATTGTAAAAATAGCCAAGGCGATATGAGTGTTGACGTGCAGTTTAAACGGAAAATAGAAGGGCTTTGTGATTCTTTGGGAATGCTAAGTACAGATCAGCTGGTTTCCTCCGTCGGGGTGTCTCTTGAAAAGCTATTTCTATTTAGCAAGGCTAAATCTGTTTATGAAATGTTTCTCGAAATTGAGCGTGGCAGAGTTGGAGCACTTGGTAGTCTAAGTCCCCATTGTCGGAGCTTCTTGGCTCGGATGTTTTATCGGGAAAAGAAATTCGCAGAAGCAAAAATAATGTATGAACAAGTGTTGCTGATATATCAAAAAAATGATGGTATAGAACATGCCGAGTCGTTAACGGCGATGTCCGCCTTAGCCGACATTGAAGAAGCAATTGGAGACTTCATATCTGCAAGATCAAGTTATGAACGTATCCTTACTATTCGTAAGAAAGTTCAAGGTTGGGAGCTGGATAACCCTGCCAATTACTTTACTGTACAAGCGCTCTCCCGAACTCTGCGAGCTTTAGGCGAGAAAAAACTCGCTGATGAGTTGGACGAAAAGGCATCGACATGGTGA
- a CDS encoding type II toxin-antitoxin system PemK/MazF family toxin — protein sequence MVEKIWVPERRDIIWIDFNPQVGREMKDVHPLLVLSPKAFNDKTRIVIGLPMTTAESNETNPFAVKFIGNKGKPSYILAHQPKSFDWRLRDAKPHPWKKAPEEVLILAGDMLNQIIAICE from the coding sequence ATGGTGGAAAAAATTTGGGTTCCAGAGCGCCGGGATATTATTTGGATTGATTTTAATCCTCAAGTGGGGCGGGAAATGAAAGATGTTCACCCCTTACTTGTGCTGTCACCCAAAGCATTTAATGACAAAACAAGAATTGTCATTGGACTGCCAATGACTACGGCTGAATCCAATGAAACAAATCCATTTGCCGTAAAGTTCATTGGTAACAAGGGCAAGCCAAGTTACATTTTGGCACACCAGCCTAAAAGCTTTGATTGGCGACTGCGGGATGCAAAGCCCCATCCATGGAAAAAAGCGCCCGAGGAAGTGTTGATACTTGCAGGCGATATGCTGAATCAAATTATTGCTATTTGCGAATAA
- a CDS encoding AbrB/MazE/SpoVT family DNA-binding domain-containing protein has product MSKTANSTVQQWGNSLAVRIPAALARKVHFVAGQPVDVSADDFGVVVHRKGSPKLSLEQKLAAFDPVKHGGEAMASGRIGAEVF; this is encoded by the coding sequence ATGAGTAAGACAGCAAATTCAACTGTCCAGCAGTGGGGCAACAGCTTGGCAGTACGCATTCCCGCCGCCCTTGCGCGAAAAGTACATTTTGTCGCCGGACAACCAGTTGACGTATCCGCCGACGATTTCGGTGTGGTAGTTCATCGAAAAGGTAGCCCCAAGCTCTCTTTAGAACAAAAACTGGCAGCGTTTGATCCGGTAAAGCACGGTGGTGAAGCGATGGCTTCTGGCCGCATCGGTGCTGAGGTGTTTTGA
- a CDS encoding phospholipase D-like domain-containing protein encodes MPVTSIQSVNLARTVTLTAAAVSTTQLLVNSSKAADHIVGVEALFQNATQLDCMVAFARLSGYTKLEATLGAALDAGLSVRFVVGLDFYHTEPPVLEALFALMELYPDQFELFISGPKRTRTFHPKVYAFQYADASCKMVVGSANLTAGGLSLNHEFSLFTESSDCLLADQVASEIADLLQSGEIEVAARERLDEYARRHKIYALHNRAAKLNAEADCKSSRSAPSSNGAVYLPTLLSILTLMKADQTQSGFIAQRNARTRRHANAQGYLNGLRTQAVGTPGQFLAYYEPLVSGLGWHSGGLQRGKNIVAQQGEVFQAGLRDLYLRMQANPKLSAEDAYLLLHAYLSSIPRAGTNVLTEALHTFDPLRFAVMNQNSVNGMALAGYRSFPEKPNKSSVDSLLYADFCSKARRVCAALGLANLGELDALFNYAYWVA; translated from the coding sequence ATGCCAGTCACTTCAATCCAATCCGTGAACCTTGCGAGAACGGTCACACTCACGGCTGCGGCGGTGTCAACGACACAGTTGCTGGTAAATTCATCGAAGGCGGCCGATCACATTGTCGGTGTTGAAGCGTTATTTCAAAATGCCACGCAGCTCGATTGCATGGTTGCTTTTGCCCGTTTGTCCGGATACACAAAATTAGAGGCAACCCTGGGTGCGGCGTTGGACGCCGGCCTGTCAGTTCGATTCGTCGTCGGCCTTGATTTTTATCACACCGAGCCGCCGGTTCTGGAAGCGCTTTTTGCGCTCATGGAGCTGTATCCAGATCAGTTCGAATTGTTCATCAGCGGGCCGAAGAGGACTCGGACCTTTCATCCCAAGGTCTATGCTTTTCAGTATGCGGACGCGTCCTGCAAGATGGTGGTTGGGTCGGCCAATCTCACTGCAGGGGGCCTTTCGCTCAATCATGAATTTTCCTTGTTCACCGAATCGTCCGATTGCCTGCTGGCCGATCAGGTGGCTTCAGAAATCGCAGATCTGCTCCAGAGTGGAGAAATCGAGGTGGCTGCGCGTGAGCGCTTGGACGAATATGCGCGACGGCACAAGATCTACGCGTTGCACAACCGCGCTGCCAAGTTGAACGCTGAGGCTGATTGTAAGAGTTCGAGGTCCGCGCCCTCAAGCAATGGTGCGGTCTACCTGCCGACGCTCTTGTCAATCCTGACGCTGATGAAAGCGGATCAAACTCAATCCGGGTTCATCGCTCAGAGGAACGCTCGAACCCGAAGGCACGCAAACGCACAAGGGTATTTGAACGGACTTCGGACGCAAGCTGTTGGCACCCCGGGGCAGTTTTTGGCATATTACGAACCACTGGTGTCGGGGTTGGGCTGGCATTCCGGCGGTCTTCAGCGCGGCAAGAACATCGTTGCGCAACAAGGTGAGGTATTTCAAGCAGGGCTGCGCGATTTGTACTTGCGAATGCAAGCGAATCCAAAACTCAGTGCCGAAGATGCTTATCTCCTTTTGCACGCTTATTTGTCCAGCATCCCGAGAGCGGGAACCAACGTACTCACGGAGGCCTTGCACACCTTTGATCCCTTGCGTTTTGCGGTCATGAACCAGAATTCGGTCAACGGCATGGCACTTGCGGGATACCGAAGCTTTCCAGAGAAGCCGAACAAAAGCAGTGTCGATTCGCTGCTTTACGCGGATTTTTGTTCGAAAGCCAGACGGGTTTGCGCTGCCTTGGGGCTGGCGAATTTGGGCGAGCTCGATGCCCTGTTCAACTACGCGTATTGGGTCGCCTGA
- a CDS encoding helix-turn-helix transcriptional regulator has translation MSTIIEQLVNVREVKHLSQTAFAEKAGLNRMTVARTELGKIDPRLSTILVMARALGLDLMLVPKELKQALEEFIQSGGKYVGQAPGVEAPLSIVDAILSERNA, from the coding sequence ATGAGCACAATCATCGAGCAATTAGTTAATGTTCGCGAAGTAAAGCACCTCTCGCAGACCGCTTTTGCTGAAAAGGCTGGATTAAATCGAATGACTGTCGCGCGTACGGAACTTGGAAAAATTGATCCCAGACTTTCTACGATTCTGGTCATGGCGCGTGCGCTTGGATTGGACTTAATGCTTGTTCCAAAAGAACTTAAACAAGCTTTGGAAGAGTTTATCCAATCAGGCGGTAAATATGTCGGTCAGGCACCTGGTGTGGAAGCACCGCTATCTATCGTGGACGCCATCTTGAGTGAAAGAAATGCATGA
- a CDS encoding type II toxin-antitoxin system HipA family toxin, whose translation MSTSIRYVRIYLHTPDRQKLPVGHLSVYGDLIRVSFDESYISNPLRPTLSLAYRGSSEAQTLAILRAEKDMRVARNDGKLPVYFQNLLPEAQNRQRLAKERQCGTEDEFELLVAAGHDLMGAIEVEPIAQDDSVPDSVRLWHTTLGKDVVEPGFVEYPVEDAFAIPGVVVKFSALQDGRRYLIKRHGAAGSYILKLPTTRHPDLVEIEATGFALLKALNIDCAEAEIIAKENADLPEHIPFAHLLAVKRFDRGENGTRIHMEEFAQILQYAPKHKYGKDLIKDYSSILNILESLSSQPDKDTVEFVKRFVAFILMGNTDAHLKNWAVIYSDGINLQLSPAYDPVSVSSLFDRVPLDHYGLNREIDRQLTAFTWGDMDGLLTAAKVTRKSRLMKIAKDTVKKAKVVWPEILLHAPVSVRNCIEARLGGGVEIAK comes from the coding sequence ATGAGCACGTCTATTCGCTATGTGCGCATTTATCTGCACACTCCTGATCGTCAAAAATTACCTGTCGGTCACTTATCCGTCTATGGCGATTTAATACGCGTCTCATTTGATGAGAGCTACATTAGCAATCCTTTGCGGCCTACTTTATCTCTCGCATATCGAGGTTCGAGTGAAGCGCAGACCCTTGCTATTCTCCGTGCCGAAAAGGATATGCGTGTTGCCAGGAACGATGGAAAATTGCCGGTGTATTTTCAAAATCTACTTCCAGAAGCGCAGAATCGGCAACGCTTGGCAAAAGAGCGCCAATGCGGTACGGAGGATGAATTCGAGCTACTCGTGGCAGCCGGTCATGATCTTATGGGTGCAATTGAAGTCGAACCCATAGCGCAAGACGATTCGGTGCCGGACAGTGTGCGACTTTGGCACACCACACTCGGTAAGGATGTTGTTGAACCGGGCTTTGTTGAATACCCGGTAGAAGATGCCTTCGCAATCCCAGGCGTCGTTGTCAAGTTTTCTGCGCTCCAAGATGGCAGGCGATATCTTATTAAACGCCATGGCGCTGCCGGTTCCTACATTCTCAAATTGCCGACAACCAGGCATCCAGATCTGGTCGAAATCGAAGCGACAGGATTCGCCCTGCTTAAGGCGCTGAACATCGATTGCGCCGAAGCGGAAATCATCGCAAAAGAAAATGCTGATCTGCCAGAACATATTCCCTTTGCTCACCTTTTAGCTGTAAAGCGGTTTGATCGGGGTGAAAATGGCACGCGTATCCACATGGAAGAATTTGCCCAAATTCTTCAATATGCGCCAAAACACAAATACGGGAAAGATCTGATTAAAGACTACAGCTCAATTTTAAACATTTTGGAAAGTCTTTCATCCCAGCCGGACAAAGATACGGTTGAGTTCGTCAAGCGCTTTGTTGCTTTCATTTTAATGGGCAACACGGATGCCCATCTGAAAAATTGGGCGGTTATCTATTCTGACGGGATTAATTTACAGCTTTCACCAGCCTACGATCCTGTCAGTGTATCGTCGTTATTTGATCGTGTTCCCCTTGATCATTACGGATTAAACCGCGAAATCGATCGTCAATTAACAGCGTTCACGTGGGGTGACATGGATGGACTATTGACAGCAGCCAAGGTCACAAGGAAGTCAAGATTGATGAAAATTGCGAAGGACACCGTAAAAAAAGCCAAAGTTGTCTGGCCTGAGATCTTACTTCACGCGCCTGTATCCGTAAGAAATTGTATAGAGGCAAGGCTTGGCGGCGGTGTTGAGATCGCCAAATAG